A window of Marinobacter salarius contains these coding sequences:
- a CDS encoding AAA family ATPase, producing the protein MMGAIKINEFKEPKERAVSDAPSDNLILALQNPALYDHPVKDFQVIETHISWVILTGDYAYKIKKPMDFGFLDFSTLARRKHFCEEELRLNRRLANNLYLDVVPITGSTEAPALGGEEDAFEYAIRMRQFDQNELFDVRQENSKLTPELLTSLARQAADFHNSQPPVESGKPLGTPEAVFAAMQENFDQIRPMIDDDVLLLQLDNLEQWTRSTFERQSALISERYEGGFVRECHGDLHLANITIYDGDVTVFDCIEFSEPFRWIDVINDLAFLLMDLESRREPELANLVLNTYLEYRGDFEALSLLPLYKAYRAMVRAKIALFTLGNPSLTDSEREGLMQRYRDYAQLAEDYSAIPNPYLLATTGLSASGKSCVSGSMAAELGLIRLRSDVERKRLFGLGPLDQSKSPTGEKLYTKEANQRTYERLAELAGALLTSGLPVIVDSACLKQSEREMMADVAESRGMPFALLHCEAPLESRKEWARNRSGDASEATEEFLEEQEAWLEPLTTEEKTHTIHLYTDQEHVGEAVADRIRQHFGLPGM; encoded by the coding sequence ATGATGGGGGCGATAAAAATCAACGAGTTCAAGGAACCCAAGGAGAGAGCCGTGAGCGACGCACCTTCCGACAACCTGATTCTGGCACTGCAGAATCCGGCGCTGTATGACCACCCGGTGAAAGACTTTCAGGTTATCGAAACGCACATCTCATGGGTCATCCTGACCGGCGACTATGCCTACAAAATCAAGAAGCCGATGGACTTCGGCTTTCTCGACTTCTCGACCCTGGCGCGGCGCAAGCATTTTTGCGAAGAGGAATTGCGGCTGAATCGGCGTCTCGCCAACAATCTATACCTCGACGTAGTGCCCATCACCGGCTCGACCGAGGCTCCGGCACTCGGTGGCGAGGAGGACGCGTTCGAGTATGCCATTCGCATGCGCCAGTTCGACCAGAACGAACTGTTTGACGTGCGACAGGAAAACAGCAAACTCACGCCTGAGCTGCTCACCAGCCTCGCGCGGCAGGCCGCGGACTTCCACAACAGCCAACCACCGGTTGAATCCGGCAAACCACTGGGAACGCCGGAAGCAGTCTTCGCTGCGATGCAGGAAAACTTCGACCAGATCCGCCCGATGATTGACGATGACGTGCTCCTGCTTCAGCTCGACAACCTGGAGCAATGGACCCGCAGCACCTTTGAGCGCCAATCGGCCCTGATTTCCGAGCGCTACGAGGGCGGATTTGTACGGGAGTGCCATGGCGACCTGCATCTGGCAAATATCACAATCTATGACGGCGACGTGACAGTATTCGATTGCATCGAGTTCAGTGAGCCCTTCCGCTGGATTGACGTGATCAACGACCTGGCGTTCCTGCTGATGGACCTGGAGTCCCGCCGTGAGCCCGAGCTGGCGAACCTGGTATTGAATACCTACCTGGAATACCGGGGTGACTTCGAGGCCCTGTCGCTGCTGCCCCTCTACAAGGCCTACCGCGCCATGGTCCGCGCCAAGATTGCCCTATTCACTCTCGGCAACCCATCGCTGACCGACTCCGAGCGGGAAGGCCTGATGCAGCGCTATCGTGATTACGCCCAACTGGCGGAAGACTACAGCGCCATACCCAACCCTTATCTACTGGCCACCACCGGGCTCTCCGCCAGTGGCAAATCCTGCGTCAGTGGCTCCATGGCGGCGGAATTGGGGCTGATCCGGCTGCGCTCGGACGTGGAGCGCAAGCGACTCTTTGGCCTGGGCCCGCTGGACCAGAGCAAATCCCCGACCGGTGAGAAGCTGTACACCAAAGAAGCCAACCAGCGCACCTATGAGCGCCTGGCCGAACTGGCCGGCGCCTTGCTGACCAGCGGCCTGCCGGTCATCGTAGACTCTGCCTGCCTGAAACAGTCCGAGCGGGAGATGATGGCGGACGTGGCGGAGAGCCGGGGCATGCCGTTCGCTCTCCTGCACTGCGAAGCGCCCCTGGAAAGCCGTAAGGAATGGGCTCGCAACCGCTCAGGTGATGCCTCCGAAGCCACCGAAGAATTCCTGGAAGAACAGGAAGCCTGGCTTGAGCCTCTTACCACCGAGGAAAAAACCCACACCATTCACCTGTATACCGACCAGGAACATGTGGGGGAGGCGGTCGCAGACCGAATCCGCCAACATTTTGGCCTTCCCGGGATGTAA
- the pcnB gene encoding polynucleotide adenylyltransferase PcnB yields the protein MLKRLLSYVSGNGKKKARTYQRQEIPRDQHNVSRSFISEPAKKVLSRLNNAGYEAYLVGGGVRDILLDGKPKDFDIATNATPEEVHDLFRNSRLIGRRFRIVHVLFGREVIEVTTFRGNAAEAQEDDDDDDRRTSEHGLLLRDNVYGNLEEDALRRDFTVNALYYCIRDFTVVDFANGVEDLENRQMRLIGDPETRYREDPVRMLRAVRFAAKLGFDIEPDTEAPIRELAPLLTHIPPARLFEEVLKLFSAGYGEATYDLLSEYNLLAPLFPETVQAINNGQPDELIRKALRNTDARIAQGKSVTPYFLFAAMLWPALQAEWRKRQDNGEPVQPALHMAIAKVIGRQVQATSIPKRFSGPMKEIWELQMRLPRRQGKRAFATMSHPRFRAAYDFLLVRETSGEIEPGLGQWWTEFQETDERGQERMLTQLGSDGPKKRRRKKPAKKA from the coding sequence ATGCTTAAACGACTATTGTCATACGTGTCAGGAAACGGGAAGAAGAAAGCCCGAACCTATCAACGTCAGGAAATCCCCCGGGACCAACATAACGTCTCCCGCTCGTTCATCAGCGAGCCCGCCAAGAAAGTGCTCAGTCGCCTGAATAACGCGGGCTACGAAGCTTACCTGGTGGGCGGTGGTGTTCGCGACATACTGCTTGACGGCAAACCCAAGGATTTTGACATCGCCACCAACGCCACACCGGAAGAGGTGCATGACCTGTTCCGCAACTCCAGGCTGATTGGCCGGCGCTTCCGCATTGTTCACGTCCTGTTCGGCCGGGAAGTCATTGAGGTCACCACCTTCCGCGGAAATGCCGCGGAAGCGCAGGAGGATGACGACGACGATGACCGCAGAACCAGCGAGCACGGCCTGCTGCTGCGGGACAACGTCTACGGCAACCTGGAGGAAGACGCCCTACGCAGGGACTTCACCGTGAATGCCCTCTATTACTGCATCCGCGACTTCACCGTGGTGGATTTCGCCAACGGCGTTGAAGACCTGGAAAACCGTCAGATGCGTCTGATTGGCGACCCGGAAACCCGCTACCGGGAAGACCCGGTGCGTATGCTTCGCGCCGTGCGCTTCGCCGCCAAGCTGGGCTTCGATATAGAACCCGACACTGAGGCCCCGATCCGAGAGCTTGCACCATTGCTGACGCACATCCCGCCAGCCCGACTGTTTGAGGAAGTGCTCAAGCTGTTCTCCGCCGGATATGGTGAAGCCACTTACGACCTGCTCAGCGAATACAACCTGCTGGCTCCCTTGTTCCCGGAAACGGTACAGGCCATCAACAACGGCCAGCCGGATGAGCTGATCCGCAAGGCCCTGCGCAATACCGATGCCCGCATCGCCCAAGGCAAATCAGTAACCCCCTACTTCCTGTTTGCCGCAATGCTCTGGCCTGCCCTGCAGGCGGAATGGCGAAAACGGCAGGATAACGGCGAGCCGGTCCAACCGGCACTGCACATGGCCATCGCCAAGGTGATCGGCCGCCAGGTTCAGGCTACCTCGATCCCCAAGCGATTCTCTGGCCCGATGAAGGAAATCTGGGAGCTGCAGATGCGCCTGCCCCGTCGCCAGGGTAAGCGCGCCTTCGCCACCATGTCCCACCCCCGCTTCCGGGCCGCCTATGACTTCCTGCTGGTACGTGAGACCTCCGGCGAAATCGAACCAGGGCTGGGCCAGTGGTGGACGGAATTCCAGGAAACGGACGAGCGCGGCCAGGAACGCATGTTGACACAACTGGGCAGTGACGGCCCCAAGAAACGCCGCCGCAAGAAGCCCGCGAAAAAGGCCTGA
- the folK gene encoding 2-amino-4-hydroxy-6-hydroxymethyldihydropteridine diphosphokinase: MTATDVFIGLGSNQADPSAQLAGAVARLAALPKTELVAQSPFYRSKPVGPQDQPDFVNGAVWLRTELPPLELLDQLHAIERAHGRERIQHWGPRTLDLDILLYGNQAIASERLTVPHAELANRDFVLQPLLDLAPGLALPDGRTIAQLRQQCPDNNLQKLNPVERAPFSPG; the protein is encoded by the coding sequence ATGACGGCCACGGATGTTTTTATTGGGCTCGGCAGCAACCAGGCCGACCCTTCCGCCCAACTGGCCGGTGCCGTAGCCCGGCTGGCTGCTCTGCCTAAAACCGAACTGGTGGCACAGTCCCCTTTTTATCGCAGTAAGCCGGTGGGCCCGCAGGACCAGCCCGATTTCGTGAACGGCGCAGTCTGGTTACGCACGGAACTTCCCCCCCTGGAACTTCTGGACCAGTTGCACGCCATTGAACGTGCTCATGGCCGCGAACGAATACAGCATTGGGGCCCCAGAACCCTGGATCTCGACATACTCCTGTATGGCAATCAAGCCATCGCCAGCGAACGCCTGACTGTACCCCACGCCGAACTCGCCAACCGCGACTTTGTCTTGCAGCCATTGCTGGACCTGGCCCCTGGACTGGCACTGCCAGATGGGCGCACCATTGCGCAACTGCGACAGCAATGCCCCGACAACAACCTGCAGAAACTCAATCCGGTGGAACGGGCACCTTTCTCGCCCGGCTGA
- a CDS encoding ATP-binding protein, with protein MSFSAPSLLLASLLYLVLLFGIAWVTEKGALPRSWIRHPLVYTLSLGVYAGIWAVYAAVGMAAESGFGFLAYYLGISGAFLLAPVLLNPVMRIGRAYQLTSLADLFAYRYRSQWAGTLVTICSGTAILALLSMQIQAVSTSASLLAPDTSPQLISVLFSIIVVLFAMLFGTRRSQGSENHQGLVLAIAFDSLVKLFSLLTLGGVILFGVFDGMSGLETWLADQSTPVSTMTMSIDDGSWRALMLMSFAGALVLPHMYHMTFSENPSPKALAKASWGLPLYLLLLGLPIPLILWGGQALAATTGPNFYAIGTAQALGSPALTLMMYIAGLSAASGLMIVSTLALAGMVLNHAVLPLRTPKDHGDIYHWLKWVKRLLIAAIIFAALLFHETLGKNLDLSILGAISLSGMLQLLPGALGVIYWPEGNRRGLIAGLVSGLVIWVITLVLPFSHTANLLDFIGAPLVPDYSNWHIFTFVSLTVNVTIFTLISVLSTSSAEETGAAQACSLGALSRPQRRELLATSSADFTRQLAVPLGLGVARREVEKALTQLKLPNVEYRPYQLRRLRDRVEVNLSGLLGPAVARDLVKRHLGYKPMASGGTAQDIRYVERALGDYQNRLTGLAGELDNLRRHYRQTLQNLPIPACSVGDDGEILMWNNAMEALTGITADDVVGARLMALPEHWHLLLDDFNSGEDLHRYKHRLDLKGRPHWLNLHKAALSGPDHTEGGSIILVEDQTETRLLEDELMHSERLASVGRLAAGVAHEIGNPVTGISSLAQNLKLETDDPDILSTADQIQQQTRRISTILQSLMNFARTGNHAHANRYEPVDIQRCVNESINLLSLSDKGMGIHYRNECPDELTILGDEQRLVQVFINLLANARDASPIGGEVRISGNRDGYSAIIEVTDEGSGIPKDQLDHIFEPFYTTKAPNKGTGLGLSLVYSIIEEHYGNIQVDSPAGDNSSRGTCVRMRLPAYEPDTGITTSQNEGS; from the coding sequence ATGAGTTTTAGCGCACCCAGCCTATTACTGGCCAGCCTGTTATACCTGGTCCTGCTCTTCGGTATTGCGTGGGTGACCGAAAAAGGCGCGCTGCCCCGCAGCTGGATCAGACACCCCCTTGTCTACACGCTTAGTCTTGGCGTCTACGCCGGCATCTGGGCCGTATACGCCGCGGTGGGCATGGCCGCTGAATCGGGGTTTGGCTTCCTGGCCTACTACCTGGGCATCAGCGGTGCCTTTCTGCTGGCGCCGGTTCTGCTCAACCCGGTGATGCGGATTGGCCGCGCCTATCAGCTCACCTCTCTTGCCGATCTGTTCGCCTACCGGTATCGAAGCCAGTGGGCGGGCACGCTGGTGACCATCTGTTCAGGCACCGCCATACTGGCCTTGCTGAGCATGCAGATCCAGGCGGTATCCACGTCTGCCAGCCTGTTAGCGCCGGACACGTCGCCCCAACTCATCAGTGTGCTTTTCAGCATTATCGTAGTTTTGTTTGCCATGCTGTTTGGCACCCGTCGCAGCCAGGGTTCCGAGAATCACCAGGGCCTGGTTTTAGCCATTGCCTTTGACTCCCTGGTGAAACTCTTTTCCCTGCTAACCCTTGGTGGAGTCATCCTGTTTGGCGTATTCGATGGCATGTCGGGGCTGGAAACCTGGTTGGCGGACCAGAGCACCCCGGTGAGCACTATGACCATGAGCATTGACGACGGCAGTTGGCGTGCCTTGATGCTGATGTCTTTCGCCGGTGCCCTGGTGCTTCCCCACATGTACCACATGACGTTCAGTGAGAATCCGTCGCCCAAGGCCCTTGCAAAGGCGAGCTGGGGATTGCCCCTTTACCTGCTGCTGCTCGGCCTGCCGATTCCGCTGATTCTCTGGGGTGGCCAGGCGCTAGCCGCCACCACGGGACCGAACTTCTACGCCATCGGCACCGCCCAGGCCCTCGGCAGTCCAGCGCTGACATTGATGATGTACATTGCCGGCCTGTCCGCCGCCAGCGGCCTGATGATCGTCAGCACCCTGGCACTGGCGGGCATGGTGCTGAACCATGCGGTTCTTCCACTACGAACCCCCAAGGACCACGGTGACATCTACCACTGGCTGAAATGGGTCAAGCGCCTGCTTATCGCGGCCATCATCTTCGCTGCGCTGCTGTTCCATGAAACCCTGGGCAAAAACCTGGACCTGTCGATCCTCGGCGCCATTTCACTATCAGGCATGCTCCAGCTACTCCCCGGCGCCCTTGGTGTGATCTACTGGCCAGAAGGCAATCGCCGTGGCCTGATCGCCGGGCTGGTCTCCGGCCTGGTCATTTGGGTGATTACCCTGGTGTTGCCCTTCTCCCATACCGCCAACCTGCTGGATTTCATCGGTGCCCCGCTGGTACCGGACTACAGCAACTGGCACATCTTCACCTTCGTTAGCCTGACGGTGAATGTCACCATATTCACCCTGATTTCAGTACTGAGCACCAGTTCCGCCGAAGAAACCGGAGCTGCCCAGGCTTGTTCCCTGGGCGCACTTTCCCGCCCCCAGCGCAGGGAGTTGCTGGCAACCTCATCCGCGGACTTCACCCGCCAGCTCGCGGTTCCGTTGGGGCTGGGAGTTGCAAGACGGGAAGTCGAAAAAGCCCTTACCCAGCTCAAACTACCCAACGTTGAATATCGGCCTTATCAACTTCGGCGCTTGCGCGACCGCGTGGAAGTAAACCTTTCAGGATTGCTGGGCCCCGCCGTCGCCCGTGATCTGGTCAAACGGCACCTGGGCTACAAACCCATGGCCAGCGGCGGCACCGCACAGGATATACGCTATGTCGAACGAGCCCTGGGGGATTACCAGAACCGCCTGACCGGGCTGGCTGGGGAACTCGACAACCTGCGGCGCCATTACCGTCAAACCCTTCAGAACCTCCCCATTCCCGCCTGCTCTGTGGGTGACGACGGCGAAATACTCATGTGGAACAACGCCATGGAAGCCCTCACCGGCATCACGGCTGACGACGTGGTCGGTGCCCGACTGATGGCCCTGCCCGAGCACTGGCATCTGCTGCTGGACGACTTCAACAGCGGTGAGGACCTGCACCGGTACAAACACCGCCTGGATCTGAAAGGCCGCCCCCACTGGCTCAACCTGCACAAGGCAGCCTTGAGCGGCCCCGATCACACCGAGGGTGGCAGCATCATCCTGGTGGAAGACCAGACGGAAACCCGCCTGCTGGAAGACGAACTGATGCACAGCGAGCGGCTGGCCTCCGTAGGCCGACTGGCCGCCGGTGTCGCCCACGAAATCGGTAATCCGGTCACTGGCATCTCCTCCCTGGCCCAGAACCTGAAGCTGGAAACCGACGACCCGGACATTCTGTCCACGGCGGATCAGATACAGCAGCAAACCCGGAGGATTTCCACCATCCTGCAGTCGCTGATGAACTTTGCCCGTACCGGAAACCATGCTCACGCCAACCGCTACGAGCCGGTGGATATACAGCGCTGCGTAAACGAATCCATCAACCTGCTCTCCCTCAGTGACAAGGGCATGGGCATTCATTACCGTAATGAATGCCCGGATGAGCTGACCATCCTGGGGGATGAACAACGGCTGGTGCAGGTGTTTATCAACCTGCTGGCGAACGCCCGGGACGCCTCGCCCATTGGTGGAGAAGTGCGTATCAGTGGAAACCGCGACGGCTACTCCGCTATTATCGAGGTCACCGACGAAGGGTCCGGCATACCGAAAGATCAGTTGGACCATATCTTCGAGCCTTTTTACACCACCAAGGCCCCCAATAAGGGAACAGGCCTGGGCCTGTCACTGGTGTACAGCATCATTGAAGAACACTACGGCAACATTCAAGTGGACAGCCCAGCTGGCGATAACTCCAGCCGGGGAACCTGTGTGCGCATGAGGTTGCCGGCCTACGAGCCGGACACCGGAATCACCACCAGCCAGAACGAAGGGTCGTAA
- the gluQRS gene encoding tRNA glutamyl-Q(34) synthetase GluQRS has translation MTDSHYRGRFAPSPTGPLHFGSLVTAVASYLEARSHNGTWLVRIEDLDPLRESPEATQRILESLDAHGLHSDEPVRFQSERHAHYRTLIDQLLYQGLAYRCACSRKQLRENDGRHPEHCREGKAEPGERPFAVRFALHDERSEWHDQLLGPQLQKVDAELDDPVILRKEGFYAYQLAVVADDVDQKISHVVRGSDLLDMTAPQQQIYRSLGTPPPHWMHIPVILNADGQKLSKQNHAPALDDRKAKDNLKQALAALGQDQRLLAGTSDIGTLLARAAANWAPERIHLTAR, from the coding sequence ATGACTGATTCCCATTATCGCGGTCGATTTGCGCCGTCTCCAACCGGGCCTCTGCATTTTGGCTCCCTGGTCACCGCGGTTGCCAGCTACCTGGAGGCTCGTAGTCACAATGGTACCTGGTTGGTGCGGATTGAAGACCTTGACCCCCTACGGGAATCCCCCGAAGCCACCCAGCGGATATTGGAGAGCCTGGACGCCCACGGCCTGCACTCTGACGAACCAGTGCGCTTTCAGTCAGAACGCCACGCCCACTACCGCACATTGATCGACCAGTTACTCTATCAAGGGCTGGCCTATCGCTGTGCCTGTTCACGAAAGCAACTGCGGGAAAATGATGGGCGCCATCCGGAGCACTGTCGTGAAGGGAAGGCCGAACCGGGAGAACGTCCGTTCGCTGTCCGCTTTGCCCTTCACGACGAGCGCAGCGAGTGGCACGACCAATTACTGGGCCCGCAACTGCAGAAGGTAGACGCCGAACTGGACGATCCGGTCATCCTGCGCAAGGAAGGCTTCTACGCCTACCAACTGGCGGTGGTTGCCGACGACGTCGACCAGAAAATCAGCCACGTCGTCAGGGGTTCCGACCTGTTGGACATGACCGCACCGCAACAGCAGATCTATCGTTCACTGGGCACTCCACCACCTCACTGGATGCACATTCCGGTTATTCTCAACGCCGATGGTCAGAAGCTTAGCAAGCAAAACCACGCACCAGCCCTGGATGACCGGAAAGCGAAAGACAACCTGAAACAGGCCCTCGCCGCATTAGGACAGGATCAACGTTTGTTGGCAGGGACATCAGACATCGGTACCCTGCTTGCCCGGGCCGCTGCCAACTGGGCGCCGGAGCGGATTCACCTGACAGCCCGGTGA
- the dksA gene encoding RNA polymerase-binding protein DksA yields the protein MANTAEQPRERFTNFTPYEMKKGEDYMSAEMLEHFKNLLLQWKQELMEEVDRTMHHMQEDAANYADPSDRATQEEEFSLELRTRDRERKLIKKIDQTIDRIDKDDYGFCDQCGVEIGIRRLEARPTATLCIDCKTLAEIRERQTGI from the coding sequence ATGGCAAATACTGCAGAACAACCACGCGAACGTTTTACCAACTTCACCCCTTATGAAATGAAGAAGGGTGAAGACTACATGAGTGCGGAAATGCTGGAGCACTTCAAAAATCTGTTGCTGCAATGGAAGCAGGAGCTGATGGAAGAAGTGGACCGCACGATGCACCATATGCAGGAAGACGCGGCAAATTACGCGGATCCCAGTGACCGCGCAACCCAGGAAGAAGAATTCAGCCTGGAGTTGAGAACACGTGATCGCGAACGCAAACTGATCAAGAAGATTGACCAGACCATCGACCGCATCGACAAGGACGACTACGGCTTCTGCGACCAGTGCGGCGTTGAGATCGGTATCCGTCGCCTCGAGGCACGGCCAACCGCGACATTGTGCATCGACTGCAAGACCCTCGCTGAAATTCGCGAGCGCCAGACTGGCATCTGA
- a CDS encoding sigma-54 dependent transcriptional regulator, which translates to MPRILIVEDEEIIRSAVRKLLQHAGYEVADAGSVEEAEDNHDPSDFDLIISDLRLPGAAGTELIRRAPDTPVLIMTSYASLRSAVDSMKMGAVEYIAKPFDHDEMLEAVEGILARKPQTSPSAQPSSERADAGAPDSDPASIMFGHCDAMQKVFTLIRKVAPTETTVLIQGESGTGKELAARALHLMSPRAARPLISVNCAAIPESLIESELFGHEKGSFTGAVSARTGLIEAADGGSLFLDEIGELPAEAQARLLRVLQEGEIRKVGSTQSRQVDVRMIAATHRNLKAMTRTGGFREDLFYRLNVMQVRIPPLRERQSDILGLAQRFLQRQGEKMSKPGLNLTPEAMRALERHRWPGNVRELENAIERATILCDNDLITPSLLDLDGEGGDVSIPETLVDGNNEQAPSREAEATSDLSLEDYFQHFVLENQDRMSETELAQKLGISRKSLWERRQRLGIPRKKSSGN; encoded by the coding sequence ATGCCTCGCATTCTGATTGTAGAAGACGAAGAGATTATCCGTTCAGCGGTTCGCAAGCTGCTCCAGCACGCCGGTTATGAGGTTGCCGACGCAGGCTCCGTGGAAGAAGCCGAAGACAACCACGACCCCAGCGATTTCGACCTGATCATCTCCGACCTTCGGCTGCCCGGCGCAGCCGGGACGGAACTGATACGGCGCGCACCGGACACCCCGGTATTGATCATGACCAGCTACGCCAGTCTCCGCTCTGCCGTGGATTCAATGAAGATGGGTGCCGTGGAGTACATTGCCAAACCCTTCGACCACGATGAAATGCTGGAAGCTGTAGAGGGCATTCTCGCCAGAAAACCCCAGACTTCACCCTCTGCCCAGCCATCATCGGAGCGGGCAGATGCGGGAGCACCGGACAGCGACCCGGCCAGCATTATGTTCGGTCACTGCGATGCCATGCAGAAGGTGTTCACCCTGATACGCAAGGTGGCACCGACGGAAACCACGGTACTGATCCAGGGCGAATCCGGGACTGGCAAGGAACTGGCTGCTCGTGCGCTTCACCTGATGAGTCCCCGGGCCGCCAGACCGCTTATTTCCGTAAACTGCGCCGCCATCCCGGAAAGTCTGATCGAGTCAGAGCTGTTCGGTCATGAAAAGGGGTCATTTACCGGGGCGGTATCGGCGCGGACCGGCCTGATCGAAGCGGCCGACGGCGGCAGCCTGTTCCTGGACGAGATCGGCGAATTGCCCGCCGAGGCCCAGGCCCGTCTGCTACGAGTGTTGCAGGAAGGCGAAATTCGCAAGGTGGGCTCCACCCAGAGCCGCCAGGTGGATGTGCGAATGATTGCTGCCACTCACCGTAACCTGAAGGCTATGACACGGACGGGCGGGTTCCGCGAAGACCTGTTTTACCGACTGAACGTCATGCAGGTTCGCATACCGCCGCTGCGGGAGAGACAGTCGGATATCCTTGGCCTGGCTCAGCGATTCCTGCAACGCCAGGGCGAGAAAATGAGCAAACCCGGCCTGAACCTGACACCAGAGGCCATGCGTGCGCTGGAACGACACCGCTGGCCCGGCAACGTCAGGGAGCTGGAAAATGCCATCGAGCGCGCCACCATCCTCTGCGACAACGACCTGATCACCCCGTCACTGCTGGATCTGGACGGTGAAGGTGGCGATGTCAGCATTCCCGAAACCCTGGTGGACGGCAACAACGAGCAGGCGCCCTCCCGGGAAGCCGAGGCCACCAGTGATCTCTCCCTTGAGGATTATTTCCAACACTTTGTGCTGGAAAACCAGGATCGCATGAGTGAAACCGAGCTGGCCCAAAAGCTGGGGATCAGCCGTAAGTCGCTATGGGAGCGGCGGCAACGCCTGGGGATTCCACGAAAGAAAAGTTCGGGGAACTGA
- the sfsA gene encoding DNA/RNA nuclease SfsA — MKLPAPLIEGRLIRRYKRFLADVRLPDGSEVIAHCPNTGSMLGCQPQDARVWLSTSDNPKRKLKYTWELVETTPGEVACINTARPNAQAREAIENGGVPELAAYQTCRAEVRYGTEKSRIDLHLSGHEHHPDAWVEVKNVTLCEDGQGFFPDAVTSRGQKHLRELMAQARAGERAVLFFVVNHTGIDSVRSADHIDSAYGVLLREAKAAGVELLAYRAELSGPQGPDGDISLGEAVPVILDA, encoded by the coding sequence ATGAAGTTGCCCGCACCATTGATCGAAGGCCGGCTAATACGGCGCTACAAGCGGTTCCTGGCTGATGTCCGGTTGCCGGATGGCAGTGAGGTCATTGCTCATTGTCCCAACACGGGCTCCATGCTGGGGTGTCAGCCCCAGGATGCCCGGGTATGGCTGAGTACCAGTGACAATCCCAAGCGCAAGCTGAAGTATACCTGGGAGCTGGTTGAAACTACTCCGGGCGAGGTGGCCTGCATCAACACGGCGCGACCGAACGCGCAGGCCCGTGAAGCCATTGAAAATGGGGGCGTTCCGGAGCTTGCCGCCTACCAGACCTGCAGGGCAGAAGTGCGTTACGGCACAGAGAAAAGTCGGATCGATCTACACCTGTCAGGTCACGAGCATCATCCGGATGCCTGGGTTGAGGTAAAAAATGTGACCCTATGTGAGGACGGGCAGGGCTTTTTCCCCGATGCCGTAACCTCCCGTGGCCAGAAACACCTGCGGGAACTGATGGCGCAGGCCAGGGCAGGCGAGCGTGCGGTGCTGTTTTTTGTGGTCAATCACACCGGCATCGACAGCGTGCGGTCCGCCGACCATATCGACAGCGCCTACGGTGTGCTGCTTCGTGAGGCAAAGGCGGCCGGCGTTGAGCTGCTGGCATATAGGGCGGAGCTTTCCGGCCCGCAAGGGCCGGATGGCGATATCTCGCTAGGTGAGGCCGTGCCGGTTATTCTGGACGCCTGA
- the panB gene encoding 3-methyl-2-oxobutanoate hydroxymethyltransferase: MAVTINTLRDYKQKGEAFSVLTSYDATFAQIVSEAGVDVILIGDSLGMVLQGHNSTLPVTMDQMVYHVSSVAKGNRGSLIMADMPFMTYGTTEAALENAAELMRAGAHMVKLEGTDWMKDTIHALSERGVPVCAHLGLTPQFVNKFGGYKVQGRDEKHAELMIEHACELVAAGADVILLECVPAPLAARITQAVQAPVIGIGAGADTDGQVLVVHDMLGMVTGRKARFVKDFLAESGSVKGAIEAYVAAVRDRSFPAEEHTFKA; the protein is encoded by the coding sequence ATGGCTGTTACCATCAATACTCTGCGCGATTACAAGCAGAAGGGCGAAGCTTTCTCCGTTCTGACATCCTACGATGCCACCTTTGCTCAAATCGTCAGTGAGGCCGGCGTTGATGTCATCCTGATTGGCGACTCCCTTGGCATGGTGCTTCAAGGGCATAACAGCACGCTGCCCGTTACCATGGACCAGATGGTGTACCACGTGTCATCCGTGGCCAAGGGCAACCGGGGCTCGCTGATCATGGCGGACATGCCGTTCATGACCTATGGCACCACCGAAGCCGCCCTTGAGAACGCCGCCGAACTAATGCGTGCCGGCGCCCACATGGTCAAGCTGGAAGGCACCGACTGGATGAAAGACACCATCCACGCCCTGAGCGAACGCGGCGTGCCGGTATGCGCCCATCTGGGCCTGACCCCGCAATTCGTCAACAAGTTTGGCGGCTACAAGGTCCAGGGTCGGGACGAAAAGCACGCCGAACTGATGATTGAACACGCCTGTGAACTGGTGGCCGCCGGGGCCGATGTCATCCTGCTGGAATGCGTACCTGCGCCGCTGGCGGCCAGGATCACCCAGGCCGTACAAGCGCCGGTGATCGGCATTGGTGCTGGCGCAGACACCGACGGCCAGGTACTGGTTGTCCACGATATGCTGGGCATGGTCACCGGCCGAAAAGCGCGCTTCGTAAAGGATTTCCTGGCGGAGTCCGGTTCTGTCAAAGGCGCCATCGAAGCCTATGTGGCCGCTGTTCGCGACCGCTCATTCCCCGCCGAGGAGCATACGTTCAAGGCATGA